In one Pseudarthrobacter sp. NBSH8 genomic region, the following are encoded:
- a CDS encoding ABC transporter substrate-binding protein, giving the protein MTFTLRARNMLTGAAAIAVAALALAGCAAPPAAQTDFTGWDQVTAAAQGQTVRLWMYGGDEQANSYVDNTLTPAAAKEGVTLQRVPVADTKDALNRVLTEVQAGTREGGVDLVWVNGDNFGTGKQAGAWWCGWTPMLPNMKLTAPSDPLLANDFGTPVEGCEAPWSKAQFSFAYNSATVTDPPKTLAGLLDWARTHPGRFTYPAPPDFTGSVFTRQVLYSVSGGYTNVPLGFDRASFDRLTPALFDTLTGLAPSLWREGKTYPKTSGELNALFAGGQVDFTMTYGPATLTKLVADGTYPAATKVLTLDEGTVGNASFLAIPSTSGHQAGAMVVANLALSPEQQAAKADPRVWGQFPVLDPAALSAPQRAMFDALPPSPVVPAYDVLSKSANPELSAAWVPELDEAWRRQILTGR; this is encoded by the coding sequence ATGACTTTTACCCTCCGCGCCAGAAATATGCTCACCGGTGCGGCCGCGATCGCGGTCGCTGCGCTGGCCCTGGCCGGCTGCGCCGCCCCACCGGCGGCGCAGACCGACTTCACAGGCTGGGACCAGGTCACCGCAGCTGCCCAGGGCCAGACCGTGCGCCTTTGGATGTATGGCGGCGACGAGCAGGCCAATTCCTACGTCGATAACACCCTGACACCCGCGGCGGCGAAAGAAGGGGTCACGCTTCAACGCGTCCCGGTCGCCGACACGAAAGATGCCCTGAACCGTGTCCTGACCGAAGTGCAGGCCGGAACAAGAGAGGGCGGCGTCGACCTTGTCTGGGTCAACGGCGATAACTTCGGCACCGGCAAGCAGGCCGGGGCATGGTGGTGCGGCTGGACCCCGATGCTGCCCAATATGAAACTCACCGCGCCGTCGGATCCGCTGCTGGCCAACGATTTCGGGACACCGGTTGAGGGCTGCGAAGCGCCGTGGAGCAAGGCCCAGTTCAGCTTCGCGTACAACTCCGCCACCGTCACCGACCCGCCGAAGACCCTGGCAGGGCTGCTGGACTGGGCCCGGACGCACCCGGGCCGCTTCACGTACCCGGCACCGCCGGACTTCACCGGCTCCGTCTTCACCCGGCAGGTGCTTTACAGCGTCTCCGGCGGATACACCAACGTGCCGCTGGGCTTCGACCGGGCCTCATTCGACAGGCTCACCCCGGCCCTGTTCGACACGCTCACCGGCCTTGCCCCGTCGCTGTGGCGCGAAGGGAAGACATACCCGAAAACATCCGGGGAACTGAACGCCCTGTTCGCCGGCGGACAGGTCGATTTCACCATGACCTACGGCCCGGCCACCCTGACCAAACTCGTCGCCGACGGCACCTACCCGGCGGCCACGAAAGTCCTCACCCTGGACGAAGGTACGGTGGGGAACGCGAGCTTCCTGGCGATCCCGTCAACCTCCGGGCACCAGGCGGGGGCAATGGTCGTCGCGAACCTGGCGCTCTCCCCGGAACAGCAGGCCGCCAAAGCGGACCCGCGAGTCTGGGGGCAGTTCCCGGTTCTTGACCCGGCCGCGCTCAGCGCTCCTCAGCGGGCCATGTTCGATGCCCTGCCGCCATCGCCGGTGGTTCCCGCCTACGATGTGCTGTCGAAAAGCGCCAACCCGGAACTTTCGGCCGCATGGGTGCCGGAACTCGACGAGGCCTGGCGGCGTCAGATCCTCACGGGCCGGTGA
- a CDS encoding ABC transporter permease → MTAPAVLMASFVVLGGLLTAAAQSLGLLPLAGSPSLTLGAYTAVAPDLPAAIGLSLAIASASTIAASVVGFTAALVMVQGRWCGRVVAAVSTLTIPFPHIVGAASVGLLLSDSGLLSRLTGAGEAWPRLVGGPWWIAVIADYSWKESAFVALVVTGALITRSTGYDETAALLGAGRIRRIRHVLVPLSLPALTVSATIVFVYTFGSYEVAWLLGRPYPEPLPVMALRVFGSASLTSRPEAAALAMVTTIVSFGAATAAFALLRRIPLWR, encoded by the coding sequence ATGACTGCCCCGGCGGTGCTGATGGCATCCTTCGTCGTTTTGGGCGGGCTGCTGACCGCAGCCGCCCAAAGCCTGGGCCTGCTGCCCCTGGCCGGCAGCCCGTCACTGACCCTCGGGGCATACACCGCGGTGGCCCCGGACCTTCCAGCCGCTATCGGCCTGTCCCTGGCCATCGCGTCGGCGTCAACCATCGCCGCTTCCGTCGTGGGGTTCACGGCGGCCCTGGTCATGGTCCAGGGCCGCTGGTGCGGCCGGGTCGTTGCCGCCGTCAGTACCCTCACGATCCCTTTTCCGCACATCGTCGGGGCCGCGTCCGTCGGGTTGCTGCTCTCGGACTCCGGCCTGCTGTCCCGGCTGACCGGGGCGGGGGAGGCCTGGCCGCGGCTGGTCGGAGGCCCCTGGTGGATCGCGGTCATTGCCGACTACAGCTGGAAGGAATCAGCCTTCGTCGCCCTGGTCGTCACCGGCGCCCTGATCACCCGCTCAACGGGCTATGACGAAACGGCGGCCCTCCTGGGAGCCGGCCGCATCCGGCGCATCCGGCACGTCTTGGTGCCGCTGAGCCTTCCGGCGCTGACTGTTTCCGCAACGATCGTCTTCGTTTACACCTTCGGCTCCTACGAGGTCGCCTGGCTCCTCGGCCGGCCCTATCCCGAACCTCTTCCGGTGATGGCGCTGCGGGTTTTCGGCTCCGCGTCGTTGACGTCCCGGCCCGAGGCCGCAGCCCTCGCGATGGTGACCACGATCGTGTCCTTCGGGGCCGCCACCGCAGCGTTCGCCCTCCTGAGGAGGATTCCGCTATGGCGGTGA
- a CDS encoding ABC transporter permease — protein sequence MAVTLPAGPRTPWTPPRGDGSALRASRAPGRAGRTVLTLALASWFLLPLAPLGLWLFADRWSYPAAMPDVWGFDGVRSALAQGAVPACARSLGLGLAVSAVATPLGALAARALAYHRVPFPAAVNAVLFAPLALPAFAAAFGLNVLLLRLQVPPLAGVILILSAYALPYTTYTMRVAYGAHDRGFEDEARTLGATRWQVLTRVQVPLLAPALARSAFLAFLVGWSDYLITLLVGGGAFTTVPLLVASAASGTGNDSVVAVLSATAVLPPLIVLLGLGFFARKPPGDLS from the coding sequence ATGGCGGTGACGCTTCCTGCGGGCCCGCGGACACCCTGGACGCCGCCGCGCGGGGACGGCTCGGCCCTGAGGGCCTCCCGCGCCCCGGGCCGGGCGGGACGCACAGTGCTGACCCTGGCGCTGGCGTCGTGGTTCCTCCTTCCCCTGGCACCGCTGGGACTGTGGCTCTTCGCGGACCGCTGGTCCTATCCGGCCGCCATGCCCGATGTCTGGGGCTTCGACGGCGTCCGGTCGGCCTTGGCCCAGGGCGCGGTCCCGGCCTGCGCCCGTTCCCTGGGCCTGGGACTGGCGGTCAGCGCCGTCGCCACCCCGCTCGGCGCGCTGGCCGCCCGGGCCCTGGCCTACCACCGGGTCCCCTTCCCCGCGGCCGTCAACGCCGTGCTGTTTGCACCGTTGGCGCTCCCGGCGTTCGCGGCGGCCTTCGGGCTCAACGTGCTGCTCCTGAGGCTGCAGGTCCCGCCCCTGGCCGGGGTGATCCTCATCCTCAGCGCCTACGCCCTGCCGTACACGACGTACACCATGCGTGTGGCCTACGGGGCGCATGACCGTGGCTTTGAAGACGAGGCCCGCACCCTGGGAGCCACCCGGTGGCAGGTCCTTACCCGGGTGCAGGTGCCGCTGCTGGCCCCGGCACTGGCACGCAGTGCGTTCCTGGCCTTCCTGGTCGGCTGGAGCGACTACCTCATCACGCTTCTGGTCGGCGGCGGCGCATTTACCACCGTTCCGCTTCTCGTCGCTTCGGCCGCCTCGGGCACGGGCAACGATTCCGTCGTTGCGGTGCTGTCAGCGACGGCAGTCCTTCCACCGCTGATCGTGCTGCTGGGTCTTGGCTTCTTCGCACGCAAACCCCCGGGAGATCTATCATGA
- a CDS encoding ABC transporter ATP-binding protein, whose protein sequence is MSDTLVIEGLSKSFSSSSAQVLKDVHLTLEGGSCTAVLGPSGSGKSTLLRAVAGLEATDAGRIVLRGTDLARVSPEHRGMALVSQRPLLFPHLSVLDNVAFAAAVRGVRRRAARADAAHFLDLVQLEGYGSRPVTALSGGQAQRVAIARALAARPAILLLDEPFSALDQELRSTMHELLAQLRERLAPTILMVTHDRDEAAAVADHIALLSRGRLLQHDRVDLVYSRPASLEVHRLMGGTNEVTGTVRDGVHYSALGDLDLPADTDWPDGPGVMVIRQESIGIQENARGPAGHGVPAIVTDIRVLGPRRLVTVDVSGIALQAEAPWGRLLGVGDAIRLTIPISARAFIPDPPGTNGPTTGDTAAAVMATGRT, encoded by the coding sequence ATGAGCGACACGTTGGTTATCGAAGGACTTTCGAAGTCTTTCAGTAGCTCATCAGCGCAGGTCCTGAAGGACGTGCACCTCACTCTGGAGGGCGGTTCATGCACTGCCGTCCTGGGGCCGTCCGGGTCAGGGAAAAGTACGCTGCTGCGCGCCGTGGCCGGACTCGAAGCCACGGACGCCGGACGGATCGTTCTTCGTGGCACCGATCTGGCCCGGGTCAGCCCCGAACACCGCGGCATGGCCCTGGTCTCCCAGCGCCCGCTGCTGTTCCCCCACCTGAGCGTCCTGGACAATGTGGCCTTCGCTGCTGCCGTCCGCGGTGTCCGCCGCCGGGCCGCCCGCGCCGATGCCGCCCATTTCCTGGACCTGGTGCAGCTTGAAGGGTACGGCAGCCGTCCCGTGACGGCCCTCTCCGGCGGGCAAGCCCAGCGGGTGGCCATCGCACGGGCCCTGGCCGCCCGGCCTGCCATCCTGCTCCTGGACGAGCCGTTCAGCGCCCTTGACCAGGAACTGCGCTCCACCATGCACGAGCTGCTGGCACAGCTGCGGGAGCGGCTGGCCCCCACCATCCTCATGGTCACCCATGACCGCGACGAAGCGGCCGCCGTCGCCGACCACATCGCGCTCCTCAGCCGCGGCAGGCTGCTCCAGCACGACCGCGTCGACCTCGTATACTCCCGGCCCGCGTCCCTGGAAGTCCACCGGCTCATGGGCGGCACAAACGAAGTTACAGGAACTGTCCGGGACGGAGTCCACTACTCGGCCCTGGGCGACCTTGACCTGCCGGCGGACACCGACTGGCCCGACGGCCCTGGCGTGATGGTCATCCGCCAGGAAAGCATCGGCATCCAGGAGAATGCCCGGGGCCCCGCAGGGCACGGCGTGCCCGCGATCGTGACGGACATCCGGGTGCTGGGACCCCGCCGGCTGGTCACCGTCGATGTGTCCGGTATCGCCCTCCAGGCAGAGGCGCCCTGGGGCCGTCTGCTGGGCGTCGGTGATGCCATTCGTCTCACGATCCCGATCTCCGCGCGGGCGTTCATCCCCGACCCGCCGGGCACCAACGGACCCACCACGGGCGACACCGCCGCCGCAGTCATGGCCACCGGGAGAACCTGA
- a CDS encoding metal-sensitive transcriptional regulator, translated as MQLDSTELTPVVNRLKRAQGQLAAVTRMLEEGKDCKDIVTQLAAVSKALDRAGFAIIASGLEQCIVREDTTMDKKELEKLFLSLA; from the coding sequence ATGCAACTCGATTCGACTGAACTGACCCCAGTGGTCAACCGCCTCAAGCGCGCCCAGGGCCAGCTCGCTGCTGTCACGCGCATGCTGGAGGAGGGGAAGGACTGCAAGGACATCGTCACGCAACTGGCTGCCGTCTCGAAGGCCCTGGACAGGGCCGGCTTCGCGATCATCGCCAGCGGGCTGGAGCAGTGCATCGTCCGCGAAGACACCACCATGGACAAAAAAGAACTGGAAAAGCTCTTCCTCTCCCTCGCCTGA
- a CDS encoding DUF302 domain-containing protein, with protein sequence MSYTHTVTVPLSWEDAVQRTRAVLGEQGFGILTEIDVRSTFESKLGIDAGDAVGDYIILGACNPMLASRALAADPALGALLPCNVVVRRGKDARETTVEAIDPQTMVQLSDSLVVRAVADEADAKLREALHRLADAAGARPATL encoded by the coding sequence ATGAGCTACACGCATACCGTTACCGTCCCGCTGTCCTGGGAGGACGCAGTCCAGCGCACGCGTGCGGTGCTCGGTGAACAGGGCTTTGGCATCCTTACCGAAATTGATGTCCGCTCCACTTTTGAGTCCAAACTCGGGATCGACGCCGGGGATGCCGTCGGTGACTACATAATCCTCGGGGCCTGCAACCCCATGCTGGCGAGCCGTGCCCTCGCAGCCGATCCGGCGCTCGGAGCATTGCTGCCGTGCAATGTCGTTGTCCGGCGAGGCAAGGACGCGCGCGAAACCACCGTCGAAGCCATAGACCCACAAACCATGGTCCAGCTCAGCGACAGCCTCGTCGTCCGCGCCGTCGCCGACGAAGCCGACGCCAAACTCCGCGAAGCCCTCCACAGGCTGGCCGATGCCGCGGGCGCAAGGCCAGCGACCCTCTAA
- a CDS encoding lipopolysaccharide assembly LapA domain-containing protein: MLIIFILQNQDRVTVHYLGVAGELSVGMSLFIAAVAGGILVAVAGEARILQLRSQSRHRHSQPQAVPGPGTTGQPGPSRT; encoded by the coding sequence TTGCTGATCATCTTCATCCTGCAGAACCAGGACCGAGTGACCGTACACTACCTTGGCGTGGCCGGGGAGCTTTCCGTGGGCATGTCGCTGTTCATCGCCGCGGTGGCTGGCGGGATTCTGGTGGCCGTTGCCGGAGAAGCGCGGATCCTCCAGCTGAGAAGCCAGTCCCGCCACCGTCACAGCCAGCCGCAGGCCGTGCCGGGACCGGGAACAACCGGGCAGCCCGGACCTAGTAGGACTTAA
- the nhaA gene encoding Na+/H+ antiporter NhaA, with amino-acid sequence MSKNPSAPPRSSVLGRGSYGEVLRIGEILRKETVGGILLVAAAVIALIWANSPVSDSYFALRDFRVGFEPWHLELSLGAWASDGLLAIFFFLVGLELKREFVAGDLRQFSKSVVPIAAAVGGVAVPAVIYALINLASPETLRGWAIPTATDIAFAVAVLAIIGSHLPSALRIFLLTLAVVDDLLAISIIAVFYSSDIQVGPLLLALLPLAVYTFLAQKYRRFFGTRPAAAWVILLPLGVITWALVHASGIHATVAGVLLGFAIPVIRSQASGGPAAGPGLSEIFEHRFRPISAGIAVPVFAFFAAGVAVGGWDGLISALTDPVAIGIIVALVLGKPIGILGTTWLLTKATRASLDKSLKWIDVFGVSLLAGIGFTVSLLVAELSFGQGSAHDDHAKVGILAASLLAALLAAAVLVTRNRQYRAVQAEEAIDTDQDGIPDVYQEDSHR; translated from the coding sequence ATGAGTAAAAACCCTTCTGCTCCTCCGCGTTCCTCCGTTTTGGGACGGGGGAGCTACGGCGAAGTGCTGCGAATCGGTGAAATCCTGCGGAAGGAAACCGTTGGCGGGATCTTACTGGTCGCCGCAGCAGTCATTGCCCTGATCTGGGCCAATTCCCCGGTCTCCGATAGCTATTTCGCGTTGCGGGACTTCCGCGTCGGGTTCGAGCCCTGGCATCTGGAACTCAGCTTGGGGGCCTGGGCTTCAGACGGGTTGTTGGCGATCTTTTTCTTTCTTGTGGGGCTGGAACTCAAACGTGAGTTCGTGGCCGGAGACCTTCGCCAGTTCAGTAAATCCGTGGTGCCCATCGCAGCGGCTGTCGGCGGTGTAGCAGTTCCTGCCGTTATTTATGCGCTGATCAATCTGGCCAGTCCTGAGACCCTGCGGGGCTGGGCCATCCCTACGGCAACCGACATTGCTTTCGCAGTGGCTGTGCTGGCGATCATCGGGTCGCACCTGCCCAGTGCGCTGCGGATCTTCCTGCTGACTTTGGCCGTGGTCGATGACCTTCTGGCCATCAGCATCATCGCGGTGTTCTACTCCTCCGATATCCAGGTCGGGCCGCTGCTGCTGGCCCTCCTTCCGCTGGCGGTTTACACGTTCCTGGCTCAGAAGTACCGCCGGTTCTTTGGCACCAGACCCGCCGCGGCGTGGGTAATCCTTCTCCCTCTGGGCGTAATCACCTGGGCGTTGGTGCATGCCTCCGGTATCCACGCCACCGTCGCCGGTGTACTCCTGGGGTTCGCTATCCCTGTCATCCGGTCCCAGGCCAGCGGCGGCCCCGCTGCCGGACCTGGCCTCTCTGAGATCTTCGAACACCGGTTCCGGCCTATTTCCGCCGGCATCGCAGTCCCGGTTTTCGCTTTCTTCGCCGCCGGTGTCGCCGTGGGTGGCTGGGACGGTCTGATCTCGGCTCTGACCGATCCTGTAGCCATCGGCATCATCGTGGCGTTGGTGCTGGGCAAACCAATCGGAATCCTGGGCACCACCTGGCTCCTCACCAAGGCCACCCGCGCGTCTCTGGACAAGTCCCTGAAGTGGATCGATGTATTCGGAGTCTCGCTTTTGGCTGGGATCGGCTTCACGGTTTCACTCCTCGTGGCCGAGCTGAGCTTCGGACAGGGCAGCGCCCACGATGACCACGCCAAGGTCGGAATCCTAGCCGCGTCGCTGCTGGCCGCCCTCCTGGCGGCGGCAGTACTGGTCACGCGGAACCGTCAGTACCGAGCCGTGCAGGCCGAGGAAGCCATCGATACAGACCAAGACGGCATCCCGGACGTTTACCAGGAAGACAGCCACCGGTGA
- a CDS encoding SulP family inorganic anion transporter, translated as MAVKTAGDNPAFTPEQLQSVRETLKSPRRLKTEVLAGLVVALALIPEAIAFSIIAGVDPRIGLFASFTMAVTIAFVGGRPAMISAATGAIALVIAPLVKSHGLDYFVAAVILAGVFQIILGLSGVAKLMRFIPRSVMVGFVNALAILIFMSQVPELINVPWLVYPLVVLALVIVFGLPKLTKAVPAPLVAIVVLTLITVFVSVGVPTVGDKGELPESLPTLFIPNVPINLETLQIIFPFALAMAFVGLLESLMTAKLVDDVTDTRSHKTREAWGQGVANIVTGFTGGMGGCAMIGQTMINVKASGARTRISTFLAGVFLLILVVALGDFVSVIPMAALVAVMIFVSWATFDWHSIHPRTLKMMPKSETLVMVATVIVVVATHNLAIGVGVGVLVAMVLFARRVAHLVTVERTVSSVGGHETATYVVDGELFFASSNDLYTQFEYALDPAHVIIDMHASHLWDASTIAALDAITEKYRHHAIDVKIIGLNDASILMRERLGGKLGGH; from the coding sequence ATGGCCGTCAAGACCGCCGGGGATAACCCGGCCTTTACCCCTGAACAACTGCAGTCTGTCCGGGAAACCCTCAAGTCTCCGCGCCGGCTAAAGACCGAAGTCCTCGCCGGACTGGTCGTCGCCCTCGCGCTGATCCCTGAAGCGATCGCCTTCTCGATCATCGCCGGCGTCGATCCGCGGATCGGGCTCTTTGCCTCCTTCACCATGGCCGTGACGATTGCCTTCGTCGGCGGCCGTCCGGCCATGATCTCGGCGGCGACCGGAGCGATTGCTTTGGTGATCGCGCCGCTGGTGAAGTCCCACGGCCTGGACTATTTCGTCGCCGCCGTCATCCTGGCCGGAGTCTTCCAGATCATTCTCGGTCTATCAGGTGTGGCGAAGCTGATGCGCTTTATTCCCCGCTCGGTGATGGTGGGCTTCGTCAACGCCCTGGCCATCCTGATCTTCATGTCCCAGGTTCCCGAACTCATCAATGTTCCGTGGCTGGTCTACCCCCTCGTTGTGTTGGCGCTCGTGATCGTGTTCGGCCTGCCGAAGCTGACCAAGGCTGTGCCGGCCCCGTTGGTCGCCATCGTCGTGCTGACACTCATCACGGTTTTCGTCTCCGTGGGTGTCCCGACCGTGGGAGATAAGGGAGAACTCCCCGAGTCGTTGCCGACCCTGTTCATCCCGAACGTGCCGATCAACCTGGAGACCCTACAGATCATCTTCCCCTTCGCCCTCGCCATGGCCTTCGTGGGCCTGCTCGAATCCCTGATGACCGCCAAACTGGTTGACGACGTAACCGATACCCGCTCGCACAAGACCCGCGAGGCCTGGGGCCAGGGCGTGGCAAACATCGTCACCGGGTTCACCGGCGGCATGGGCGGCTGCGCGATGATCGGCCAGACCATGATCAACGTCAAAGCCTCCGGCGCCCGTACCCGGATCTCCACCTTCCTCGCCGGCGTTTTCCTGCTCATCCTCGTCGTCGCCCTCGGGGATTTCGTCTCCGTAATACCGATGGCCGCCCTCGTCGCGGTCATGATCTTCGTTTCCTGGGCCACCTTCGACTGGCACAGCATCCACCCCCGGACCCTAAAGATGATGCCCAAGAGCGAAACCCTGGTCATGGTCGCCACTGTCATCGTGGTCGTCGCCACCCACAACCTAGCCATCGGCGTCGGCGTCGGTGTCCTTGTGGCGATGGTGCTCTTCGCCCGCAGGGTCGCACACCTCGTCACAGTCGAGCGCACCGTCAGCTCCGTTGGCGGGCACGAAACCGCGACCTATGTGGTGGACGGGGAGCTGTTCTTTGCCTCCTCGAACGACCTCTACACTCAGTTCGAATACGCTCTGGACCCGGCACACGTGATCATCGATATGCACGCCTCCCATCTCTGGGACGCGTCCACGATTGCGGCCCTGGACGCGATCACCGAGAAGTACCGCCACCACGCTATTGACGTGAAAATCATCGGACTCAACGATGCCAGCATCCTGATGCGTGAACGCCTCGGAGGCAAACTCGGCGGCCACTGA
- a CDS encoding MerR family transcriptional regulator, with protein MTAKTSTGTMHIGELAERTGLSLRTIRHYDDVGLLPATARTDGGFRVYSEADFERLMVIKQMKPLGFSLEEMAGILGILAPDEAMGATEEAHARLCGFLEKAVHQRAKIARNLAQADEFIQRLSARP; from the coding sequence ATGACGGCAAAAACAAGCACGGGCACGATGCACATTGGTGAACTGGCAGAACGGACGGGTCTGTCCCTGCGGACCATTCGCCACTACGACGACGTCGGTCTGTTGCCGGCCACTGCGCGGACCGACGGGGGCTTCCGGGTCTATTCGGAGGCTGATTTCGAGCGCCTCATGGTCATCAAGCAGATGAAGCCGCTGGGGTTTTCGCTGGAGGAAATGGCCGGGATCCTCGGCATCCTGGCCCCGGACGAGGCCATGGGCGCCACGGAGGAGGCGCACGCCCGACTCTGCGGGTTCTTGGAGAAAGCGGTCCATCAACGGGCCAAGATAGCCCGGAACCTGGCCCAAGCGGACGAGTTCATCCAGAGGCTCAGCGCACGGCCCTAG
- a CDS encoding transposase: MYQHTFIGLDVHAVNVVGPPLNPATGEISNCTMPADPAMVLEWVRRFKPPVTVVYESGPTGFVLARYLQTAGINCVITASSKLLRAPGDRIKTDRRDARVLAEMLAVGTVTEVRIPDPEEEALRDLSRLRSGTARDLAHARRHLNAILLRHGIRYPKETRWTKEHSLWLHRQRFEEPALQFTHQADLEQAELLAGHLKRIDKQVAAKEVHHVAIGARSGRFLEELDIPTGHAELAGSDQARNACPGNHRLHVLPPPIRYGRLKRAGSKLRSTANTRRIIPYSFPAGGPARTSHHQRPGRSLLQPWPLNTGPVSPAVDRI; encoded by the coding sequence ATGTATCAGCATACTTTCATCGGTCTGGATGTTCACGCGGTCAACGTCGTGGGCCCTCCACTGAACCCGGCCACCGGCGAAATCAGCAACTGCACCATGCCCGCTGACCCGGCCATGGTGCTGGAGTGGGTCCGCCGGTTTAAGCCGCCGGTCACGGTCGTCTACGAATCCGGTCCCACCGGGTTCGTCCTGGCCCGATACCTGCAGACCGCAGGTATCAACTGCGTGATCACGGCGTCCTCGAAACTGCTCCGCGCACCCGGGGACCGGATTAAAACCGACCGGCGCGACGCCCGGGTGCTGGCCGAAATGCTCGCGGTCGGCACGGTCACCGAGGTGCGGATCCCTGACCCCGAGGAAGAAGCCCTCCGGGACCTGTCCCGGCTGCGTTCCGGCACGGCCAGGGACCTCGCGCACGCCCGCCGGCACCTGAACGCCATCTTGCTGCGCCACGGCATCCGCTACCCCAAAGAGACCAGATGGACGAAAGAACACAGCCTGTGGCTGCACCGCCAGCGCTTTGAAGAACCGGCGCTGCAGTTCACCCATCAGGCCGATCTCGAGCAGGCCGAACTGCTCGCCGGGCACCTTAAGCGGATCGACAAGCAGGTCGCCGCCAAAGAAGTCCATCATGTAGCCATCGGGGCGCGGAGCGGCCGATTTCTCGAGGAGCTCGACATCCCAACCGGCCACGCCGAGCTGGCGGGCAGCGACCAGGCCCGCAATGCCTGCCCCGGCAACCACCGCCTTCATGTCCTGCCTCCACCGATCAGATATGGCAGGCTGAAGAGGGCCGGGAGCAAGCTCAGGAGCACCGCCAACACCCGGCGGATCATTCCTTACTCCTTCCCCGCGGGCGGTCCCGCCCGAACGTCACACCATCAGCGACCGGGCAGGAGCCTCCTGCAACCATGGCCGCTGAACACCGGCCCGGTCAGTCCCGCCGTTGATCGAATCTAA
- a CDS encoding four-helix bundle copper-binding protein produces MTHVQSMLDAHPEDLGNIDKAKLVECIQACFECAQTCTACADACLSEEMVAELTMCIRTNLDCVDICVATGKILSRHGSYDADITRAVLEACRTVCKACADECGQHASMHRHCEVCAEVCRRCEQACADLLTSLG; encoded by the coding sequence ATGACACATGTACAGTCCATGCTGGACGCCCATCCTGAGGACCTCGGAAACATTGATAAAGCCAAGCTCGTGGAATGCATCCAGGCGTGCTTTGAGTGCGCTCAGACGTGCACCGCGTGCGCCGACGCCTGCCTCAGTGAAGAGATGGTCGCCGAGCTGACCATGTGCATCCGCACCAATCTTGACTGCGTCGATATCTGCGTGGCGACCGGGAAGATTCTCTCGCGCCACGGCAGCTACGACGCTGACATCACCCGCGCAGTGCTGGAAGCGTGCCGTACCGTCTGCAAGGCGTGCGCCGATGAATGCGGGCAGCATGCGTCGATGCACCGCCACTGCGAGGTGTGCGCCGAAGTCTGTCGCCGCTGCGAGCAGGCGTGCGCTGATCTGCTCACCTCTTTGGGCTGA